The stretch of DNA cgtgagcAGAACAGTCATAAtgaataaaattgtcaaaatatgggtacagcagtcatcactgtgttacaatcttaaaacaaacaattttacaaaaaagcacaaatgTCTGGAACCTATTTATGTTTAATTCCAAGGTTTCAATTTTCATGACTATTTACTTTATAATAAACTGTGTACAATAGATGACACATTGCTCTCTGGACCTGATGTTTATCTGATGTGTAATTAGAACAACCAGGTATATAGCATACATAAATCACGATAACTGTGATacgaaaatgtaaatatttatagaatgaagtataacaaacatgaacttAAATTTATATATCAACAGGTAGATAGACCGAATTTTTGTACttttggctttatagatattttgatattagcgtcactgatgagtcttaagtagatgaaacgcgcgtctggcgtactaaattataatcctggtacctttgataactatttacaccactgggtcggtgccactgctggtggacgtttcgtccccgagggtatcaccagcccagtagtcaacacttcggttttgacatgaatatcaataatgtggtcatttttataaatttcatgtttacaaagcTCTGAatgtttcgaaaaactaaggattttctaattccaggcatagattaccttggcaGTATTTGGTACAATTttatggaattttggatcctcaatgctcttcaactttgtacttgtttggctttataaatattttgatattagcgtcactgatgagtcttaagtagacgaaaccgCGCGTCttgcatactaaattataatcttggtacctttgataactattcacaccactgggtcgatgccactgctggtggacgtttcgccccggaggatatcaccagcccagtaggcATCACTTCGGTagtgacatgaatatcaataatgtggtcatttttaaaaatttcctgttttcctgtttacaaaactctgaatgtttcgaaaaactaaggatttctaaTTCCAGGCATAGATTCCCGTAGCCGGATTTAGCacagctttttggaattttggatcctcaatgctcttcaactttgtacttgtttggctttataaatattttgatattagcgtcactgatgagtcttaagtagacgaaaccgCGCGTCttgcatactaaattataatcttggtacctttgataactattcacaccactgggtctatgccactgctggtggacgtttcgtcccggaGGATATAACCAGCCCAGTAGGCATCACTTCGGTagtgacatgaatatcaataatgtggtcatttttaaacatttcctgtttacaaaactctgaatgtttcgaaaaactaaggatttctaattccaggcatagattaccgtagccggatttagcacaactttttggaattttggatcctcaatgctcttcaactttgtacttgtttggctttataaatattttgatattagcgtcactgatgagtcttaagaagacgaaacgcgcgtctgacgtactaaattataatcctggtacctttgataattttaCCCACACTAACTTAACTATAATAGTACATGAACTTGTTGACGTAAAACTATTAATACTTATAACTCAACTATAATAGGACATGAACTTGTTGACGTAAAACTATTAATACTTATAACTCAACTATAATAGTACATGAACTTGTGAACCTAAGAATATATATCATACTCATATTGTACAACTCGTCTGGCAGAACAACGTTTTAGTAAATTTTGAAATATCCAAAAGCTGAATAATACATGGTTTACGATAGAAAATGCatgatatctatttttcttttcattgccTCAGCATATCTTCCTTTGTATTCTATACTTTACTTTTTACAGATTTGAAAACACAACAAAAACTCGTGTCCTCTTTTCTTAAGTAAGCTATAGGATTGTGAAATAAGTATTGGATTGATGAAAGAATGATGAAACAAACTGATTATAGATATCGGGGTCAATATTTTGTACGCCAGAAACCTACAGAAAAAcgatcagtgacgctcatataaaaaagtatagagggccaaacaaagtacgtagttgaagagcattgaggacccaaaatttctaacagttttgccaaatatacaGTTATGGTTACCTATTCTTGGGTTAGAAATTCCTAAGTATTTTGAATAGTTGTAAGTTTTGCGAACAGTCAACTTATAAGTACTAGTATGATTAATGTCAACAAAGaagttatttttttcatgaacaCTAGCATCTTAACTTCTGTTGTATCTTTTTCAGTGTTTACTATCACCTGTTAATTGTACAGTACTAACAGATGGAAAGTAAAGTGACTCTTGAGAGTGTTTCTAAAATGGATACATTTAAACGGCACCATGAAAACAGAGCTTTCGAATACGATGAAGACGGACTTCCAGTAGAAAAGGTTGGCTATATCTAAAACTTGATAGTTATAGATGCACAGATATACCGTCAAGACTTGTTATCTTATTAAACATTTTCCTCAGAAGatattttgtttctctttttACTACAATGCAATTTGAAGACAGTAGGCATATTCAAGTGTTAAAATAACTGTATCAAAATCTGTCAATAAATGTGTAATATGTGTATCATAAAAAGCACACAATAATAGGAAATCGGGCATACAAATAACACAACAAACGAAAGACAATCTCAATATATCAAAACCAGATCAAAACATAACATCACATTAGAACACATATGTAACAACATGATCCACCATAGGCAAGACATATACAGCAAAACCTTATCAGAACACAACATCGCTTTATACCACATATGTAATAACACTACCATAATAGACAAGCTCAATACATCAAAAGCAGATTAAAACACAAAATCGCATGAgaatacatatataatacatgtaacacTACCCACAATAGGCATGCTAAGTATATTAAAACAAGATTAAAACATAACATAGCTTGTATGGCAAAAACACTCCAAGAACCGATAAGTTTTTTTGCTTTAACTCATTTTTGATGAACTGGTTCATATAAAGTATCCTTGCCCTCGACTTTTCATGTCCCAGGGAAATGTTTCAAAGCAATTGATTACCTGGGCGACTTCATGACTTCATTGCTATATATTATTAGGTAGAACCTGAGTTGCAGTAATATAGAAAATATTCGTTTAGGATTTATCTGAAACATCatcattttgacaatttttggtACAATGTTCTTAAGAGTTACTTTCGCAACAGATTGTTTAGAGAAGAAAATTATTTCTCTGTAAAAACAtatgtgtttttatttataacaGAAGAATGGAGCACCAATTCCTCCACCTGACTATGGTTCAATCGAACCTTCTGGATTTAACAAAGTAATTGAAGTAACACAATCAGGCATTTCTAATTTCTTTGACAAAAATAGCCGTGTTATATGGATTATCATTGGAGTTATTGCGTTTGCTTTGTACTGCTGGTACCTAGTGGAAGCAATGTTATATGAATTCGGCACGGAACCAGCATATCGTCTTTTGATTGGAACAATTCTAGTGCTTATATTCATGGTATCTTTAGCAATCATGTCGAAGTTTCCCGCAAAAAGTTGTAATCCTCGTCTTCGCCACTGGAAAAGAATTTCTGCATGGTAAACATTTTGTAATGAGTTTTAGGTTCAAAATAGTGGctcattttatttaatataacacTTTAATCAAGAAGTATATGACAGCTAAGAATAATagtaagtataaaaaaaagaagataaggtataactgccaatgagacaactctcctaaagagaccaaaattacacagaaattatcaactataggtcaccgtacggccttcaacaattaccaaagcccatactgcatagtcagctataaaaggccccgaaatgacaatgtgaatcaattcaaaccagaaatctaacggccttatttatttttaaaaaatgaacgaaaaacaaatatgtaacacataaacaaacgacaatcactgaataacagtctcctgacttgggacaggcacatacatacataatgtggcggggttaaacatgtaagcgggatcccaaccctccactAACCTGGGCAAGTGGtacaacagtacaacataagaatgaactataaaaatcagttgaaaaaggcctaactcatcagatggacaaaaatacaagtggagtGCCATAGACCATCTTTAAAATGAGATGGAGGCATGATGACACGTATCCGGGTAAACATGTATTCCTTTTcagaatatattttgttttaagatgatttaaaacattgaaaagtTTGAaagaatactgaaacattttaagaaaactttTTTTCGTCATTTACGCTCGAAACCAATCTTTTAGAAATccaaaaatatcaaacatttgacagcataaaattgaaaaatgaaagcAGGATAACCAAAAACTCTGTCAGGTCAATTATAAAGGAGGTGTTATAACATTTAAGTTAGTTTTAGTATAATCGTATAATTAAAGAACATCTAACCCACTGGTCTGCTGAAATAACACGCGTCGGCAACATAAGAaatagaaaaatatgcaaaatcggTTAAAAAAACgaagttttgtttaaaatattcagTTTATTTAGATTTGCTGTAAAGGTAATTGAACACTGACAATTAACATAGGATCGCGAATTTTGTCATAGTTATAATATTCTGTTAAATCAATACATCTATCTGCTAATTTGGGTGTATTATTTTAGGACCCACAGATCTGTCGCAGGAGGACTCATTATTTTTGCAATTGCATACATTATAGCTGAAATCGGTTTCAAAACGCCAAGGAATTTGATATCACTTGGTGGGATGGCAGTGTTAGTTCTCTTCACCTTCGTATGTTCACACAATCCTGCTCGGGTAGGTGTTATACAAACaaacagagagagagagagagagagagagaagggATGATTCTTTTCAATGTAAGCACTTAGAGGTAAACACATATATGTCTGAAAAACAACCAACCATTTTTAAATCCGTAAATTTGAGGAATCAAATTGTTGTTCTTCCCTTGCCGGGATTCTTAcgcatgctactgagatatcgtggcacacAATCGACTTGCACTATGCACGGcacgctagaccactcgaccacctaggctgaacaaaatgtttaaaagaatgtgttacctttcctcgttagtttttttaaactttataatgCAACGTAACACAGTACACGATATATAAGGCATGACGGTCGAAAATTACAAATCAGCTGAAATGGATCTTACAAATTGATTTAGGGATTCAAACTCATGAAACTGAGTTAttgtggcaccaaatcgccttgcacttTGTTCGGCTCGCTAGACCACTCGTCCACCTAGGCTCGACAAAGTTTTCGATGCCCGGGTGTtaccatatataaatataatgggGAGTTAACTTTTATCATAACTGAAACACaacagatataaatatatatatataaatagagagagagagagagagagagagagagagagagagagagagagggaaACACTAAAGCTTCTGTTTTAACATAATATTATGAATAGCTTTCTGTTTTTTATAGGTAAATTGGCAACCAGTATTTTGGGGTATAATGTTACAGTTTATATTTGCCCTGATTATTTTGCGGTGGGGAATTGGATATGAAATCTTCCAGTGGTTAGGTGATAGAGTATTGGAGTTCCTACAGTATTCAGATGAAGGAGCAATATTTGTCTTTGGAGATAAATTTACAGACCATTTCTTTGCAATGAAAGTGAGTATTGTTTAATTAAATAGTTTGAGGATTATCTTCATTAATATTATTGGATTGGAAAAGGAATTACAGAACTTAGTGATACTTATCTGATTTCTTCAATTCAATTAGTGATATTAAATTCTTTCTACAATGTTTATATGAGTATAATAAATATGAAGAAAGCTTATTTCAAATAAGACTTATATAGTCTAATgattcattttgttatttgattttgccatgtgattatggactttccgaattgattttcctctaagttcagtatttttgtgattttagtttttaccaaatgtaaacatggatgtggtatgatttcctaagaggccaaatgacacagaatCTTCTTTCGGGGCCTTTtctagctgaatatgcggtatgtgttttgctcattgttgacgagTACAATATAGTTATACGTCATTGtatggcctacaacaatgagcaaatccaaatctgcatagtcagctataaaaggcgcagaaataacaaatttaaaacaattcaaacgacaaaaataacggcctcatttatgtacaaaataatgaaagacaaaattttattatatacagcaacaaacttCAACTACTGAATAaaaggcttctgacttgggataggGACTTACAGAATGTGGTTTGGTTAAAATTGTTTGAAGTGACTAACCCTCTCCGTACccgggacagtggtgtaaaataGCTTAACGGTTTTGAAAGCATTTTTTGATAGTGATGTTACCATATGTAACACACTTTTGTTTTTAGTTAATTGTGCGCGAAGATACGAATACTAGACAtgttttgcacctgtcctaagttgagagagaacctgttgttcagtggttttcgtttgttatcttgtatgattttatttattactcCAACCTAGCGATCATGAgtacaaaaatacacaaaacattaTGATATAACTAAATAAACTCAATGACGAGTGGCTGCCGCAGTTGGTTGAATATCAAGTATTTAATAAAATGGACTGAAATAAATTGCCTGCTgaaatggctattgttatattatgtAATATCTATCTTTAATTTCCTAAAGGTATTACCAGTAATTGTATTCTTCAGTACGGCTGTGTCTATCTTGTATTACCTTGGGGCTATGCAGTTTATCATTCGGAACATTGCAAAGGGATTAGCTACAGTTCTTGGAACGTCTCCTGCTGAATCTTTGAATGCAGCTGGAAATATATTTTTAGGAC from Mytilus galloprovincialis chromosome 2, xbMytGall1.hap1.1, whole genome shotgun sequence encodes:
- the LOC143065359 gene encoding solute carrier family 28 member 3-like yields the protein MESKVTLESVSKMDTFKRHHENRAFEYDEDGLPVEKKNGAPIPPPDYGSIEPSGFNKVIEVTQSGISNFFDKNSRVIWIIIGVIAFALYCWYLVEAMLYEFGTEPAYRLLIGTILVLIFMVSLAIMSKFPAKSCNPRLRHWKRISAWTHRSVAGGLIIFAIAYIIAEIGFKTPRNLISLGGMAVLVLFTFVCSHNPARVNWQPVFWGIMLQFIFALIILRWGIGYEIFQWLGDRVLEFLQYSDEGAIFVFGDKFTDHFFAMKVLPVIVFFSTAVSILYYLGAMQFIIRNIAKGLATVLGTSPAESLNAAGNIFLGQTEAPLMIRPFFEKLTVSEIHAVCTGGFATIAGSVMAAYIIYGVPANHLLSASVMSAPAALAMAKLFWPETEETRATSEDVYQMEKGTERNVIEAASQGASNSIKLVANVAVNLIAFVSLLGFVNATLKWFGERAGMKPPGHEYLTFQYICSYVFYPLAYLMGVETVDCGRVAELIGIKTFINEFVAYTALSKYISNRNNLTWYEGMNFTDYNATWHYQDKDIVYDHMNITLDKGILQDRSVVISTYALCGFSNISSIGIQLGALGAMAPSRRSDLSKVIIRAMIAGNIACFMTACISGLLYEGEL